From Camelina sativa cultivar DH55 chromosome 20, Cs, whole genome shotgun sequence, the proteins below share one genomic window:
- the LOC104771063 gene encoding uncharacterized protein LOC104771063, with amino-acid sequence MDRLQRTISDISHQISIDDTLTKEPSPTATATTLLSLSAIAEVEDAKCECCGMSEECTPEYIHRVRSKFTGKLICGLCEKAVEEEMAKLINSEVVVEKRREEAVKAHMTACSRFNRLGRSYPVLYQAEAVKEMLKKRSKKIVGATKPEKGGLARSSSCMPALAKELKDRGLVN; translated from the coding sequence ATGGACCGTCTTCAACGCACCATCTCGGATATTTCACACCAAATATCCATAGACGACACTCTAACAAAAGAACCATCTCCAACCGCGACCGCAACAACTTTGTTGTCTTTATCAGCGATAGCCGAAGTGGAAGATGCAAAGTGCGAATGTTGTGGCATGTCTGAAGAGTGCACGCCGGAGTACATACACCGTGTGCGCTCAAAATTCACAGGGAAGCTGATTTGCGGGCTGTGTGAAAaagcggtggaggaggagatggCGAAGTTGATCAATAGTGAAGTGGTGGTGGAGAAGCGGCGAGAGGAGGCAGTGAAGGCACACATGACCGCATGTTCCCGGTTCAATAGGCTAGGCCGGAGTTATCCAGTGTTGTACCAAGCAGAAGCGGTCAAGGAAATGCTGAAGAAGAGGTCTAAGAAGATAGTTGGAGCCACCAAGCCAGAGAAAGGTGGCCTCGCTAGGAGCTCAAGCTGCATGCCGGCTTTGGCTAAGGAGCTTAAAGATCGTGGCTtagttaattag